The Chryseobacterium geocarposphaerae genome window below encodes:
- a CDS encoding TlpA family protein disulfide reductase, whose protein sequence is MKKNIIYLVLIVIIAVIAFVPGVKEKLQDTFFPIATIENAVHVSEEDYDIDLQGINVPSTNLKAFKDKAVFLNFWGTWCPPCRKEWPSIQKLYDAKKDKVSFVLIAMNDQEDAVKKFLKQNNYNVPVYIAQSPISEKILPKVFPTTYLLDKNGRIIIKEDASRDWNSESAHQFIDSTIK, encoded by the coding sequence ATGAAAAAAAATATAATTTATCTTGTATTAATCGTCATCATTGCTGTAATTGCATTCGTTCCGGGAGTGAAAGAAAAATTACAGGATACTTTTTTTCCAATCGCTACGATTGAAAATGCCGTTCATGTAAGCGAAGAAGATTATGATATTGATTTACAGGGAATCAATGTTCCAAGTACCAATCTTAAAGCTTTCAAAGATAAGGCTGTCTTTCTTAATTTCTGGGGAACATGGTGCCCTCCATGCAGAAAAGAATGGCCTTCGATCCAGAAATTATATGATGCTAAAAAGGATAAGGTCAGTTTTGTTTTAATAGCTATGAACGATCAGGAAGACGCTGTAAAAAAATTTTTGAAACAAAACAACTACAACGTTCCTGTTTATATTGCACAGAGTCCTATTTCAGAGAAAATCCTTCCTAAAGTTTTCCCTACCACTTATCTTTTGGATAAAAACGGAAGAATCATCATCAAAGAAGATGCGTCAAGAGATTGGAATTCAGAATCTGCACACCAGTTTATCGACAGCACTATCAAATAA
- the pyrF gene encoding orotidine-5'-phosphate decarboxylase, whose product MESKKEFFLECYKLGIIKFGRFTLKSGIESPFYVDLRPLASDPKILKSLANYLLEMLPLDNFDLICGVPYAALPMATAMSLESYIPLIIKRKEAKNYGTKKLIEGIYQKGQNCLLVEDVITSGKSLIETIAEVEQEDLKVADIVVVLDREQGGTQLLESKGYKVHTLFNISEVCEILQENGELSDEEVKRIQDFLQGNHIQFEEKTKSSYEQKLSSTQHSVSKKLLETAIAKQSNLIASADVTTTQELLDLADKVGTHVIALKTHIDVISDFEYEKTITPLKALAAKHNFLLMEDRKFADIGNTQELQFTSGVFKITDWADFVTSQVIGGFESLDCFKNVGVVAIIGMSSKGTLTTSSYREEALKVALSHPNVIGGVSQNTLPEELLLFTPGVNLADSGDGKGQQYNTPEHVFRTLHTDFIIVGRGIYKAENPEQAAITYKNEGWKAYLNSL is encoded by the coding sequence ATGGAAAGTAAAAAAGAATTCTTTTTAGAGTGCTACAAACTGGGCATCATTAAATTCGGAAGATTTACATTAAAAAGCGGTATTGAAAGTCCGTTTTATGTAGATTTAAGACCGCTGGCTTCAGATCCTAAAATTTTGAAAAGCCTGGCTAATTATTTATTGGAAATGCTTCCTTTGGATAATTTCGATTTAATATGCGGAGTTCCTTACGCTGCACTTCCTATGGCAACAGCAATGTCTTTGGAAAGCTACATTCCGTTAATTATTAAAAGAAAAGAAGCAAAAAATTACGGTACAAAGAAGCTGATTGAAGGAATTTATCAGAAAGGACAAAACTGTCTTTTGGTAGAGGATGTCATCACTTCAGGAAAATCTTTGATCGAAACCATCGCAGAAGTAGAACAGGAAGATCTTAAAGTTGCAGATATCGTTGTTGTTCTTGACAGAGAGCAGGGCGGAACACAACTTTTGGAAAGCAAGGGGTATAAAGTACACACGCTTTTCAATATTTCAGAAGTTTGCGAAATCCTTCAGGAAAATGGAGAATTATCTGATGAAGAGGTAAAAAGAATTCAAGATTTTTTACAGGGAAACCATATTCAGTTTGAAGAAAAGACAAAATCTTCTTACGAACAAAAACTAAGCAGTACACAACATTCTGTTTCTAAAAAATTATTGGAAACCGCGATTGCTAAACAATCGAATCTAATTGCTTCTGCTGATGTTACGACCACTCAGGAATTATTAGATCTCGCTGATAAAGTTGGAACGCACGTTATTGCATTGAAAACTCATATCGACGTTATTTCTGATTTCGAATACGAAAAAACAATCACCCCGTTAAAAGCATTAGCTGCAAAGCACAACTTCTTATTGATGGAAGACAGAAAATTTGCAGACATAGGAAATACTCAGGAACTTCAGTTCACAAGCGGAGTTTTCAAAATTACAGACTGGGCAGATTTTGTAACTTCTCAGGTAATTGGTGGTTTTGAATCTCTAGACTGCTTCAAAAATGTAGGGGTAGTTGCAATTATCGGAATGTCTTCCAAAGGAACTTTAACTACAAGCAGCTATAGAGAAGAAGCCTTAAAAGTAGCTTTATCTCATCCTAATGTAATCGGAGGAGTTTCTCAGAATACACTTCCTGAAGAACTATTACTATTCACTCCGGGTGTGAATCTAGCTGATTCGGGTGACGGAAAAGGACAGCAGTACAATACTCCGGAACATGTATTCAGAACTCTTCACACTGATTTCATTATTGTAGGTAGAGGAATTTATAAAGCTGAAAATCCTGAACAGGCTGCCATCACTTATAAAAATGAAGGATGGAAAGCTTACTTGAATTCTTTATAA
- the trmD gene encoding tRNA (guanosine(37)-N1)-methyltransferase TrmD — protein MRIDIISVLPELMESPFQTSILRRAMDKGLVEVHFHHLRDWAINKHRQIDDEPYGGGAGMVMMVEPLDKCISELKSQREYDEVIYLTPDGITLNQKIANTLSIKNNLIFLCGHYKGIDQRVRDLHITKEISIGDYVLTGGELAACVLADSVIRLLPGVLNDEQSALTDSFQDDLLSPPIYTRPEIYKGLEVPKVLLSGNFGKIEEWRHDEAVRITKEKRPDLL, from the coding sequence ATGAGAATTGATATCATAAGCGTACTTCCAGAATTGATGGAAAGTCCATTTCAAACTTCCATATTAAGAAGAGCAATGGATAAAGGATTGGTAGAAGTGCACTTTCATCATCTTAGGGATTGGGCGATCAATAAACACAGGCAGATCGATGATGAGCCTTATGGAGGAGGAGCAGGAATGGTAATGATGGTAGAGCCATTGGATAAATGTATTTCTGAGCTGAAATCGCAAAGAGAATATGATGAGGTGATTTATTTGACGCCCGATGGTATTACTTTGAATCAGAAAATTGCCAATACACTTTCTATAAAAAACAATCTGATTTTCCTTTGTGGTCACTATAAAGGAATTGATCAGAGAGTAAGAGATCTTCATATCACTAAAGAAATTTCTATTGGGGATTATGTTTTAACCGGGGGAGAACTTGCCGCATGCGTGCTTGCAGATTCTGTTATCCGTCTTTTACCGGGAGTTCTTAATGACGAACAAAGTGCTTTAACGGATAGTTTTCAGGATGACCTTCTTTCACCGCCTATTTATACAAGGCCGGAAATATATAAAGGATTAGAAGTCCCTAAAGTATTACTGAGTGGTAATTTTGGTAAAATAGAAGAGTGGCGGCATGACGAAGCTGTAAGAATAACGAAAGAAAAACGACCGGATTTATTATAA
- a CDS encoding Lrp/AsnC ligand binding domain-containing protein encodes MKDAENTTYHLDSIDKQIIHMLMDNAKTSLAHISKNVGISTTAVHQRIKKLEQAEVIENSISFLNPKKIGYKVISYIGVFLDQPSHYPDMVKALRDINEVVEAHYTTGNYTIFLKVLCKDNDHLMQILSKIQKLKGVTRTETFISLEQGIYRQLKV; translated from the coding sequence ATGAAAGACGCTGAAAACACAACGTATCATCTAGACTCCATAGATAAGCAGATTATCCATATGCTGATGGATAATGCCAAAACCTCTTTAGCACATATTTCAAAAAATGTAGGGATTTCTACAACAGCCGTGCATCAAAGGATAAAAAAATTGGAGCAGGCAGAAGTTATTGAAAACTCAATATCTTTTTTAAATCCTAAAAAGATAGGGTATAAAGTAATTTCATATATCGGCGTTTTCTTAGATCAGCCAAGTCATTATCCTGATATGGTAAAAGCTTTGAGGGATATTAATGAAGTGGTGGAAGCACATTATACAACCGGAAACTATACTATTTTCCTAAAAGTTCTGTGTAAAGATAATGATCATCTGATGCAAATTCTTAGTAAAATTCAGAAGCTAAAAGGAGTGACCAGAACTGAAACTTTCATATCTTTGGAACAGGGTATTTACAGACAACTGAAAGTATAA
- a CDS encoding four helix bundle protein, with protein MYTYSFEKLDVWQNAKSLVKDIYKITRTFPDEERFGITNQIRRATTSITANIAEGLYRNTTKDKLKFINISYSTSIEVINFLILSFDLEFIPEEKYIELREKAEKITNQLNALYHSLNT; from the coding sequence ATATATACCTACTCATTTGAAAAATTAGATGTTTGGCAGAATGCAAAAAGTTTAGTAAAAGATATTTACAAAATTACAAGAACATTTCCGGATGAAGAAAGGTTCGGAATTACTAATCAAATCAGGAGAGCTACAACAAGCATTACTGCGAATATTGCGGAAGGATTATATAGAAATACTACAAAAGACAAATTAAAGTTCATCAATATTTCATACAGTACAAGTATTGAGGTAATTAATTTTTTAATTCTCTCTTTTGATTTAGAATTTATTCCTGAAGAAAAATATATAGAATTAAGAGAAAAAGCTGAAAAAATCACCAATCAACTTAACGCATTGTATCATTCACTTAATACATAA
- the deoC gene encoding deoxyribose-phosphate aldolase, which produces MMNIAQYLDSTYLKTPAQSGLSDEETLQKDIELTQEAINNGIFAVMIRPDYVSEIKKYIREKQSNVVVGTVIGFHEGTYSVDEKLAEATKAIADGADELDFVINYNAYLKGDLNVVKEEFVQCTTLCLQHHKIAKWIIEIAALTDVQIADLTKHISDWAEENFSENDLSKIFVKSSTGFYKTENGKPNGATFEGIKIMLDNAGKLPVKAAGGVRTPEDAEKMINLGVKRIGTSSALALIKNQSASEGY; this is translated from the coding sequence ATTATGAACATTGCGCAATATTTGGATTCCACTTATTTGAAAACTCCGGCACAGTCCGGACTTTCAGATGAAGAAACTTTACAGAAAGATATAGAATTGACACAGGAAGCAATTAATAACGGTATTTTTGCCGTAATGATTCGCCCTGATTATGTATCTGAAATCAAAAAGTATATTCGGGAAAAACAATCCAATGTTGTGGTGGGAACTGTTATTGGTTTCCATGAAGGAACCTATTCCGTTGATGAAAAACTGGCTGAAGCTACAAAAGCAATTGCAGACGGAGCAGATGAACTGGATTTTGTCATCAATTACAACGCCTATCTGAAAGGAGATTTAAATGTAGTAAAGGAAGAGTTTGTACAATGTACAACATTATGTCTGCAGCATCATAAAATTGCAAAATGGATTATCGAAATTGCAGCTTTAACGGATGTACAGATTGCAGATCTTACTAAACACATTTCCGACTGGGCAGAAGAAAATTTTTCTGAGAATGATTTGTCGAAAATTTTCGTAAAATCTTCAACCGGTTTTTATAAAACTGAGAATGGAAAACCTAACGGAGCAACATTTGAAGGAATAAAAATTATGCTGGATAATGCAGGTAAACTTCCTGTGAAAGCTGCAGGAGGAGTAAGAACTCCGGAAGATGCTGAAAAAATGATTAATCTAGGTGTAAAAAGGATAGGTACTTCTTCGGCTTTAGCATTAATTAAAAATCAGTCTGCTTCGGAAGGATATTAA
- a CDS encoding gluzincin family metallopeptidase: MKRISICLILFLGVVEISAQKDSISVEARLSADHKTLTVNQELVYFNHSEKELDSIKLLNWISAYHKRGTSLAYRKLEDRNTDLHFAKDEQQGKLLNLQIKNSGQDIPVQDLSDENLFLPLQQALKPGEKIKLQLQYQLQLPDQKFTGYGTSDNNVVLKYFFIVPDHFDPDNKYPKKYHDIEESVNFNTFWDINLAAETKYYIQSNITQSSNAHFTGDLDTDPEFILSKKEFPVISINSDDLNTAIKFGYNLSPQEKENLEFFLPLHLRFIKEKLGFVPETLFISEKFRNKEDFFGNNDISVWKFNFPLFTDAEKIDLDYFGIIAKKILDETIITNKQDNHWFKNGLKSYLEIQYLNKFYKETKLLGTLPETKIFGVKPLKLFHASKVKLVDRYGIAYQYIMSQNLDQKVDEKFTVLSNFNDMAISSFETGSLFNYSADKMGYENFNTLLKDFILKNQHQKVDPRDFLKELAEKDERTEYLADFLEHKNRVNFKLKRLQKENDTLNIKIHKNTFSNIPVKLKTEDKEGNKQEYWVEAEENAKTKTFSLPADDIYKITLNEDYIFPESKYRDNYLYAKGFFSNTKKIKFKFIKDIPNPEFNEIYISPKIRFNNTYDKFLFGVNFKNQSFFDQKFLYSFTPMYSSGTGKMTGSGAISYSFLPAESIIRSLTFGVSGSYFHYDYNLAYRKLSAFSNINFRKNPRSTVGRSLAFSYNYFERDLSPAMIAKKDYDKYNLWSLGYGYSDSQMIHEKSLSISTQGMEDFNKITAEGFYRWEFAPKQKLSLRLFAGYFVRNDTRNSTFNYGISRVSNYSFSYTLLGESASSGILSQQFILADGGFKSFLPGSVNQWITSFNVDSSVWKIFHVYADAGFYKNKNRPTQFIWDSGIKVRVIPDFLEVYFPVQSSLGFEPSFKDYAKRIRYTLVLNLGSIINAARRGWY; encoded by the coding sequence TTGAAAAGAATTAGTATTTGTCTTATTTTGTTTTTAGGTGTTGTAGAGATTTCTGCACAGAAAGACAGTATATCTGTTGAAGCCAGGCTATCTGCAGATCATAAAACATTAACAGTGAATCAGGAATTGGTCTATTTTAACCATTCCGAAAAAGAACTGGACTCTATAAAACTGCTAAACTGGATTTCTGCTTATCATAAAAGAGGAACTTCTTTAGCCTACAGAAAACTGGAAGACCGGAATACTGATCTTCATTTTGCTAAAGATGAACAACAGGGAAAGCTTTTAAACTTACAGATTAAAAATTCTGGTCAGGATATTCCCGTTCAAGACCTCTCAGATGAAAATCTTTTCCTGCCTTTGCAGCAAGCACTGAAACCGGGAGAAAAAATAAAACTACAACTGCAGTATCAATTGCAGCTTCCTGATCAAAAGTTTACAGGATACGGAACATCTGATAACAATGTGGTTTTAAAATATTTCTTTATTGTTCCCGATCACTTTGATCCGGACAATAAGTATCCAAAAAAATATCATGATATTGAAGAATCTGTAAACTTCAATACTTTTTGGGACATTAATCTCGCAGCGGAAACAAAATATTATATTCAAAGCAATATCACCCAATCTTCAAATGCCCATTTCACGGGTGATCTGGATACTGATCCTGAATTTATTCTTTCTAAAAAAGAGTTTCCGGTGATCAGCATCAATTCCGATGACCTTAATACTGCAATTAAATTCGGGTACAATCTGAGTCCACAGGAAAAAGAAAATCTGGAATTTTTCTTACCTCTTCATTTAAGATTTATTAAAGAGAAACTTGGATTTGTTCCTGAAACACTTTTTATTTCTGAGAAATTCAGGAATAAGGAAGATTTTTTCGGAAATAATGACATTAGTGTCTGGAAGTTTAATTTTCCTCTTTTTACGGATGCTGAAAAAATAGATTTAGACTATTTTGGAATTATTGCGAAGAAAATCCTTGACGAAACCATCATAACCAATAAACAGGATAATCATTGGTTTAAAAACGGCTTAAAATCTTATTTAGAAATTCAATACCTGAATAAATTCTATAAAGAAACCAAACTTTTAGGAACCCTTCCTGAAACTAAAATTTTTGGAGTAAAGCCTTTAAAACTATTCCATGCTTCCAAGGTGAAATTGGTTGACCGCTATGGTATTGCCTATCAATATATCATGTCGCAGAATCTTGACCAGAAAGTTGATGAAAAGTTCACGGTTTTGAGCAACTTTAATGATATGGCCATCAGCAGTTTTGAGACGGGAAGTTTGTTCAATTATTCTGCTGATAAAATGGGATATGAAAATTTTAATACCCTTTTAAAAGATTTCATACTAAAAAACCAACATCAAAAGGTTGATCCCAGAGATTTTTTAAAAGAACTTGCTGAAAAAGATGAGAGAACAGAATATCTGGCTGATTTTCTGGAGCATAAAAACAGAGTCAATTTTAAATTAAAAAGATTACAGAAAGAAAATGACACTTTGAATATTAAAATTCATAAAAATACATTTTCAAATATCCCTGTAAAATTAAAAACGGAAGATAAAGAAGGAAACAAACAAGAATACTGGGTCGAAGCTGAAGAAAATGCAAAAACAAAGACTTTTTCGCTTCCTGCAGATGATATTTACAAAATCACCCTGAATGAGGACTACATCTTTCCAGAGTCTAAATACAGAGATAATTACTTGTATGCCAAAGGTTTTTTCTCTAATACCAAGAAAATTAAATTCAAATTTATAAAAGACATTCCCAATCCGGAATTCAATGAAATATATATAAGTCCTAAGATCAGATTTAATAATACTTACGATAAATTTTTATTTGGAGTCAATTTTAAAAACCAGTCATTTTTTGACCAGAAATTCCTGTATTCATTTACTCCGATGTACAGTTCCGGAACAGGAAAAATGACAGGTTCCGGGGCAATCTCCTATTCTTTTTTACCGGCTGAAAGTATTATCCGAAGTCTGACTTTCGGAGTTTCGGGTTCGTATTTTCATTACGACTATAATCTTGCTTATCGCAAATTATCAGCTTTCTCCAATATTAATTTCAGAAAAAACCCAAGAAGTACAGTAGGAAGAAGTTTAGCTTTTTCATACAACTATTTCGAAAGAGATCTCAGTCCGGCAATGATTGCCAAAAAAGATTATGACAAATACAATCTTTGGAGTCTTGGATATGGATATAGCGACAGCCAGATGATTCATGAGAAAAGCCTAAGCATCAGTACTCAGGGAATGGAAGATTTCAATAAAATAACTGCAGAAGGCTTTTACAGATGGGAATTTGCTCCTAAGCAAAAATTAAGTTTACGATTATTTGCAGGATATTTTGTAAGGAATGATACCCGGAACAGCACATTCAACTACGGGATTTCAAGGGTTTCCAATTATTCATTTTCCTATACACTCCTAGGTGAAAGCGCCAGCAGCGGAATTTTATCCCAGCAGTTTATCCTGGCAGACGGAGGTTTCAAATCTTTCCTACCCGGAAGTGTAAACCAATGGATCACTTCTTTCAATGTAGATTCAAGTGTATGGAAAATTTTCCATGTATATGCAGATGCCGGATTTTATAAAAACAAAAACCGACCGACTCAATTTATATGGGACAGTGGAATAAAAGTGAGGGTAATTCCTGATTTTCTTGAAGTTTATTTCCCTGTACAGTCTTCATTAGGTTTTGAACCTTCTTTCAAAGATTATGCAAAACGTATCCGATACACATTGGTTCTCAATCTGGGATCTATTATTAATGCTGCGAGAAGAGGCTGGTATTAA
- the dusB gene encoding tRNA dihydrouridine synthase DusB: MIKIGNIELPEFPLLLAPMEDVSDPPFRRLCKMHGADLMYSEFISSEGLIRDAIKSRKKLDIFDYERPVGIQIFGGDEEAMAMSARIVETVNPDLVDINFGCPVKKVVCKGAGAGVLKDIDLMVRLTKAVVSSTHLPVTVKTRLGWDSTSINIDEVAERLQETGIKALTIHARTRAQMYKGEADWEHISRIKQNPNIEIPIFGNGDIDSPEKALEYKQKYACDGIMIGRAAIGYPWIFNEIKHFFKTGEHLPAPTIEDRLLAVRQHAEWSAEWKGERLGLVEMRQHYSNYFRGVPHFKDFRKKFLEVFTLEEMDALIKETQEFYNEYFTQQA; encoded by the coding sequence ATGATAAAAATAGGCAACATAGAACTGCCGGAATTTCCGCTTTTGCTGGCTCCGATGGAAGATGTGAGTGACCCTCCGTTCAGAAGGCTGTGCAAAATGCATGGCGCAGATTTGATGTATTCAGAGTTTATTTCTTCTGAAGGTTTGATTCGTGATGCCATCAAGAGTAGAAAAAAGCTTGATATTTTCGATTACGAAAGACCTGTCGGAATTCAGATTTTCGGAGGTGATGAAGAAGCAATGGCCATGTCTGCAAGAATTGTGGAGACGGTAAATCCTGATTTGGTTGACATCAATTTTGGATGCCCTGTAAAAAAAGTGGTTTGTAAAGGAGCAGGAGCAGGAGTTTTAAAAGATATCGATCTTATGGTTCGTTTGACCAAAGCCGTGGTAAGTTCCACTCATCTTCCTGTAACGGTAAAAACCCGTTTAGGATGGGACAGCACTTCTATTAATATTGATGAGGTTGCTGAACGTCTTCAGGAAACCGGTATCAAAGCATTAACAATACACGCAAGAACGCGTGCCCAAATGTATAAAGGTGAAGCCGATTGGGAACATATCTCAAGAATCAAACAAAATCCGAATATTGAAATTCCAATCTTTGGAAACGGAGATATCGATTCTCCTGAAAAGGCTTTGGAATATAAACAAAAATACGCCTGCGACGGAATTATGATCGGTCGTGCTGCGATTGGTTACCCTTGGATTTTCAACGAAATCAAACATTTCTTTAAAACAGGAGAGCATTTACCTGCTCCAACAATTGAAGACCGATTATTAGCTGTTCGTCAGCACGCAGAATGGAGTGCAGAATGGAAAGGCGAAAGATTAGGGTTGGTTGAAATGAGACAACATTACAGCAATTATTTCCGGGGGGTTCCGCATTTCAAGGATTTCAGAAAGAAATTCCTGGAAGTTTTCACTTTAGAGGAAATGGATGCGTTAATTAAAGAAACTCAAGAATTTTACAACGAATATTTTACTCAACAAGCATAA
- a CDS encoding YkvA family protein, with product MKYSKLSLAKEAINHKGFIKKIPDIFRMIKMWRKGTYPMKSIDIILPLLGVLYILSPIDLLPEVAIPVLGVMDDLAVLYLVIPKLIKEVDKFLLWEAQQKYSSGETKIIDAEIIE from the coding sequence ATGAAATATTCGAAACTGAGTCTTGCAAAAGAAGCTATCAATCATAAAGGCTTCATTAAAAAGATCCCTGATATTTTCAGAATGATAAAAATGTGGCGAAAAGGAACGTATCCAATGAAGTCTATTGATATTATTCTTCCTCTATTAGGTGTTCTTTATATACTTTCACCCATCGATCTTCTTCCTGAAGTAGCTATCCCTGTTTTGGGGGTAATGGATGATCTTGCGGTATTATATCTGGTAATTCCAAAGCTCATTAAAGAGGTAGATAAGTTTTTACTTTGGGAAGCCCAACAAAAATACAGTAGTGGAGAAACAAAGATTATTGATGCAGAAATAATAGAATAA
- a CDS encoding T9SS type A sorting domain-containing protein, whose product MRKIFTVLGIVAVSAIASAQTTVLTDNFNYTGTLISNGWVSHSGTAGQLTADGTKVNLVAGNSEDANKAFSSPYAVSTTGISKADYSATINVANATGLTTSGDYFLMFIVTAGTSPGNFNGRLYIKGSTTGYTLGVLNNGAGTPAPNPTYGTEIPYGTPANITVTYTIDNSANPATNTATLQINSQPLLTNNLGTGAAPATLGGVAIRQAGNTTSGTGNVSISNLVARVYANGSLAVADFGKEKSLFVKNTFVKNNEIVFGADAKDVKVYNMFGQIVKTASVKADGTLNVADLAKGNYIVTGTVNNQAISQKILKD is encoded by the coding sequence ATGAGAAAAATATTTACTGTTTTAGGAATTGTTGCTGTGTCTGCAATAGCGAGTGCCCAAACAACTGTTTTAACTGATAACTTTAACTATACCGGAACTTTAATTTCAAATGGCTGGGTTTCACATAGTGGAACTGCAGGTCAATTGACTGCTGATGGAACTAAGGTTAATCTTGTAGCTGGAAATAGTGAAGATGCAAATAAAGCATTTTCATCTCCATATGCTGTAAGTACAACAGGAATTAGTAAGGCAGATTATTCTGCTACAATTAACGTTGCAAATGCTACAGGTTTAACTACTTCTGGAGATTACTTTTTGATGTTTATTGTGACGGCAGGAACTTCTCCTGGAAACTTTAATGGAAGACTATATATTAAAGGTTCCACTACGGGATATACATTAGGAGTTCTAAATAATGGTGCGGGAACTCCTGCGCCAAATCCAACTTATGGTACTGAAATCCCTTATGGCACACCGGCAAATATCACTGTTACATATACAATAGATAATTCTGCAAATCCTGCTACCAATACTGCAACTTTGCAAATTAATTCACAGCCGCTTTTGACAAATAATTTAGGAACTGGAGCTGCACCTGCAACTTTAGGAGGAGTTGCAATTAGACAGGCTGGAAATACAACATCTGGTACTGGAAATGTTAGTATAAGTAATTTGGTGGCTAGAGTTTATGCTAATGGATCTTTAGCTGTCGCAGATTTCGGAAAAGAAAAATCTCTTTTTGTAAAAAACACCTTTGTAAAGAATAATGAAATTGTTTTCGGAGCTGACGCAAAAGATGTAAAAGTTTACAATATGTTCGGACAAATAGTGAAGACTGCATCGGTAAAAGCTGATGGAACTTTAAATGTTGCTGATTTGGCAAAAGGAAACTATATCGTTACAGGTACTGTAAACAATCAAGCTATTTCTCAGAAAATTTTGAAAGATTAA
- a CDS encoding endonuclease/exonuclease/phosphatase family protein encodes MELLAFYNVENLFLPDPTPTHKLDPTNSGLRNWDERKYKNKLHKISHVFQLIKDKKGSLPFLIGLSEISGRKVLEELVQMQPFNSNYGIVHYNSMDERKVDVALLYDKSKVEILDSEAITFFFERGNPSREDYDTTRDVLFSKIKYSDEIINVFVAHLPSKREKDVNKPKRDFILKEIKSKIVEIISNRNESVILFGDFNENPDEKNLVEMLSDSSSGKILENPFRQLFTEKKYSTYHYKSGLLFDQIILSMSFFNKSMELGFEEAYVFNVEEISSRDKMFSGRPFRTYAGTRYLGGYSDHYPVIIELRKHNK; translated from the coding sequence ATGGAATTATTAGCTTTTTATAATGTAGAAAATTTATTTTTACCTGATCCGACCCCCACACATAAACTTGATCCAACGAATTCAGGATTGAGAAACTGGGACGAGCGGAAATATAAAAATAAGCTACACAAAATTTCTCATGTTTTTCAGCTTATAAAAGACAAGAAAGGTTCCTTGCCATTCCTCATTGGTTTGTCTGAAATTTCAGGAAGAAAAGTTTTAGAAGAACTTGTACAGATGCAGCCTTTTAATTCAAATTATGGAATTGTTCATTACAATTCTATGGATGAAAGAAAAGTAGATGTAGCATTGCTGTATGACAAATCAAAAGTGGAAATTTTAGATTCCGAAGCCATTACTTTTTTTTTTGAAAGAGGAAATCCGAGTAGGGAAGATTATGACACTACAAGAGATGTTCTTTTTTCGAAAATAAAATATAGTGATGAAATTATCAACGTTTTTGTTGCTCATTTACCCTCCAAAAGAGAAAAAGACGTCAATAAGCCTAAAAGAGATTTTATTCTCAAAGAGATTAAAAGTAAAATTGTAGAAATTATTAGCAACCGTAATGAATCTGTGATTTTGTTTGGTGATTTCAATGAGAATCCGGATGAAAAGAATCTAGTTGAGATGTTATCTGATTCCTCCTCAGGTAAAATCTTAGAAAATCCTTTTCGGCAGTTATTTACCGAGAAAAAGTACTCCACTTATCATTACAAATCTGGTCTTTTGTTTGATCAGATAATATTGTCCATGTCTTTTTTTAATAAAAGTATGGAGCTCGGCTTTGAAGAGGCATATGTTTTTAATGTCGAAGAAATCAGTAGCCGGGATAAAATGTTTAGCGGGAGACCTTTTAGAACCTATGCAGGAACCCGTTATTTAGGTGGTTATAGTGATCATTATCCTGTAATCATAGAATTAAGAAAACATAATAAATAA